A genomic window from Winogradskyella sp. J14-2 includes:
- a CDS encoding amidohydrolase, whose translation MKFTKRYTLNIVLFLAFLLITACSKTQQESATMLIYGGTIYTVDSASTTVEAVAIKDNKILFAGPLEKAQTYKTEQTKVLDLKGKTMTPGFIEGHGHFMGLGYNELNLDLMNTTSYQAIVEAVAERVKTAKPGEWITGRGWHQSKWDSMPTDVVHGFQTHHLLSEVSPNNPVFLKHASGHAGFANEKAMEIAGLTNLALDGIKTYEVEGGEVLVDALGRPTGIFNERAQSLITQHIPKRTPESDKKAFELAVMACHKNGITSFHDAGIPKETIALYEHMKSNSKMNVRIYAMLTGWDKALLNDWYKKGIMIDDDHLFTIRSIKLNCDGALGSRGAWLLEPYTDRPNHFGHETLPMEFVKETAIRGLKNGFQVCAHAIGDRANREILDRYEIAFNENPELTLDHRFRIEHAQHLHPEDIPRFAALNVIPAMQAVHMSSDRPWAIDRLGEKRIKEGAYMWQTLLQSGVPIVNGTDVPVEPINPIASFYASVSRKTLKGTPEGGYEPDQKMTRAQALKSYTLDAAYGAFEEDIKGSITAGKLADFTIFDQDIMTIDESKILDTQVKITIFNGNIVYNAKN comes from the coding sequence ATGAAATTTACAAAACGTTATACCCTTAACATAGTCTTATTCTTAGCATTTCTTCTTATAACAGCCTGTTCTAAAACACAGCAAGAATCTGCAACAATGCTTATTTATGGCGGAACAATATATACGGTTGACTCTGCCTCAACAACAGTAGAAGCTGTTGCGATAAAAGATAATAAAATTCTTTTTGCAGGACCATTAGAAAAAGCGCAAACTTATAAAACCGAGCAAACTAAAGTTTTAGATTTAAAAGGAAAAACAATGACACCCGGTTTTATTGAAGGTCATGGTCATTTTATGGGTTTAGGATATAATGAGCTTAATCTAGACCTTATGAATACAACTAGTTATCAAGCTATTGTAGAGGCTGTTGCCGAGCGTGTAAAAACTGCAAAACCAGGCGAATGGATTACAGGTAGAGGTTGGCACCAGAGCAAATGGGATAGCATGCCTACAGATGTTGTTCATGGGTTTCAAACCCATCACTTACTAAGTGAAGTATCACCAAATAACCCTGTATTTCTTAAACATGCTAGTGGACATGCAGGTTTTGCAAATGAGAAGGCAATGGAAATAGCTGGACTCACAAATTTAGCATTAGATGGTATAAAAACATATGAAGTTGAAGGTGGTGAAGTTCTTGTTGATGCTTTGGGCAGACCAACAGGAATTTTTAACGAACGAGCACAATCTCTAATTACCCAACATATTCCTAAAAGAACACCTGAGTCTGATAAAAAGGCGTTTGAACTTGCCGTTATGGCATGCCATAAAAATGGCATAACTAGTTTTCATGATGCTGGCATACCAAAAGAAACGATTGCTTTGTATGAGCACATGAAATCTAACTCAAAGATGAATGTAAGAATTTATGCTATGCTTACAGGTTGGGATAAAGCGTTACTGAATGATTGGTATAAAAAAGGGATTATGATAGATGATGATCATCTTTTTACCATTAGATCCATAAAACTTAATTGTGATGGTGCATTAGGCTCTAGAGGTGCATGGCTATTGGAGCCTTATACGGACAGACCAAATCACTTTGGCCATGAAACCTTACCCATGGAATTTGTAAAAGAAACCGCTATACGCGGTCTTAAAAACGGATTTCAGGTATGTGCTCATGCTATAGGTGACAGAGCTAATAGAGAAATTTTAGACCGTTATGAAATAGCTTTTAATGAAAACCCTGAGCTAACCCTAGACCATAGATTTAGGATAGAACATGCACAGCACCTTCACCCAGAAGATATTCCACGATTTGCTGCGCTAAATGTTATTCCAGCAATGCAAGCTGTACATATGTCTTCTGACAGACCTTGGGCCATAGATCGCTTAGGCGAAAAACGTATAAAAGAAGGGGCATACATGTGGCAAACGCTTCTACAAAGTGGCGTTCCTATAGTTAACGGCACAGATGTACCAGTAGAACCCATAAACCCAATTGCTAGTTTTTATGCTAGTGTTAGCAGAAAAACATTGAAAGGAACACCCGAAGGCGGTTACGAACCAGATCAGAAAATGACGAGAGCACAGGCTCTAAAATCTTACACTTTAGATGCCGCTTATGGTGCCTTTGAAGAAGATATAAAAGGTTCTATAACAGCCGGAAAGTTAGCTGATTTCACCATTTTTGATCAGGACATTATGACTATTGATGAGTCTAAAATTTTAGATACTCAAGTTAAGATAACCATTTTTAATGGTAACATCGTATATAATGCTAAAAACTAA
- a CDS encoding DUF4230 domain-containing protein: MRKILFGVILTFVILFAFKYCGDRNEEKTTIKENSALIQKQLKNVSKLVVTEGHFSEVFSYKSSKAIFGDYLTADKKALVVVNAEVSIAYDLSKIEYNIDEATKTLQILSIPEEEITINPDFEYYDIQADYLNPFMAKDYNDIKKTVRQQLMKKIEVSDLKSNAKNRLLSELSKFYILTNSLGWSLEYNQTPVKSLEGLNNLKL; this comes from the coding sequence ATGCGAAAAATCTTATTTGGAGTAATATTGACTTTTGTCATCTTGTTTGCATTTAAATATTGTGGAGACAGGAATGAAGAAAAAACCACTATAAAGGAAAATTCTGCTCTCATACAAAAACAGCTTAAAAATGTTAGTAAACTTGTTGTTACAGAAGGTCATTTTTCTGAAGTCTTTAGTTATAAAAGCTCTAAAGCTATTTTTGGTGACTACCTAACTGCAGACAAAAAAGCCTTGGTGGTGGTAAATGCAGAAGTATCTATAGCTTATGATTTATCTAAAATTGAATACAATATTGATGAGGCTACAAAAACACTTCAAATATTAAGTATACCAGAGGAAGAAATAACTATAAATCCAGACTTTGAATATTACGATATTCAAGCTGATTACCTAAATCCCTTTATGGCCAAGGATTACAACGACATTAAGAAAACAGTAAGGCAACAATTAATGAAAAAAATTGAAGTTTCTGACTTAAAATCTAACGCTAAAAACAGATTACTAAGCGAGCTATCCAAATTTTATATTCTAACCAATTCATTGGGTTGGTCATTAGAGTACAATCAAACACCTGTTAAGAGTTTAGAAGGCTTAAATAATTTGAAGCTATAG
- a CDS encoding rhodanese-like domain-containing protein, whose amino-acid sequence MGFLDFIFGTKKRQVAKFLENDAIILDVRNKSEWDAGHIENALHIPLNELNNRVGEVKKLNKPVITCCASGVRSAKAAKFLNMNNIEATNGGGWVSLKKKL is encoded by the coding sequence ATGGGATTTTTAGATTTTATTTTTGGCACAAAGAAGCGACAAGTTGCGAAATTTTTAGAAAATGACGCTATTATTTTAGACGTTCGTAATAAAAGCGAATGGGATGCGGGACACATTGAGAATGCCTTACACATTCCGCTAAACGAATTGAATAATAGGGTTGGCGAAGTAAAGAAACTCAACAAACCAGTGATAACTTGTTGCGCTAGTGGTGTACGATCTGCAAAAGCTGCTAAATTTTTAAATATGAATAATATTGAGGCTACTAATGGTGGTGGCTGGGTTTCTTTAAAGAAAAAGCTATAG
- a CDS encoding TetR/AcrR family transcriptional regulator, producing MKTETRKDEIIKTATRLFKEKGYSAVTMRDLASAMGMKAASLYNHINSKQEILKEIIISLAEEFTEGLALIQKSNISSIKKIEEVVKLHVNITSQNTYGMASLNNDWMHLEEKLDYYLELRSNYEENLRQIVVEGVEQGEIIDENIEIMLFSILSTLRSLYLWIPKKDYLNPEKLSQQLSTVLVKGINKKID from the coding sequence TTGAAAACAGAAACGCGCAAAGACGAAATCATAAAAACGGCAACAAGACTCTTCAAAGAAAAAGGTTACAGCGCAGTAACAATGCGCGATTTAGCGTCTGCTATGGGTATGAAAGCGGCTAGTCTTTACAATCACATTAACTCTAAGCAAGAAATCCTAAAAGAAATAATCATTTCATTGGCAGAAGAGTTTACCGAAGGTTTGGCTCTAATTCAAAAATCAAATATTTCTAGTATTAAAAAAATAGAAGAGGTTGTGAAACTACATGTTAATATTACTTCTCAAAATACTTACGGAATGGCATCCCTAAATAATGACTGGATGCATTTAGAAGAAAAACTAGATTATTATCTTGAACTGCGCTCTAACTACGAAGAAAATTTAAGGCAAATAGTGGTAGAAGGAGTTGAACAAGGAGAAATAATAGACGAAAATATTGAGATTATGTTATTTTCAATCTTATCAACCTTAAGATCGTTGTATCTATGGATTCCAAAAAAAGACTATCTCAATCCAGAAAAATTGTCACAACAACTTAGTACAGTTCTTGTTAAAGGTATTAACAAAAAAATCGATTAA
- a CDS encoding 2Fe-2S iron-sulfur cluster-binding protein: MADFYKLRIKDIYKETKDTSVVAFDIPDALQDEFKFSQGQHLTLKALINGEDVRRSYSLCSSPFDNEWQVAVKEIPGGKFSTHVNSTLKVGDELDVMPPSGTFGVDCNADNAKNYLFFAAGSGITPILSMIKAHLAAEPKATCKLFYVNKTAKSIIFKEVLEQLRNTYFGRLEIYYFLTKEKRDIELFNGRFDDEKMKVLTKTFIDIPDTSEVFLCGPEDMVNYVSNYLAEAGLPKDLIHFELFVKGLTEEDKKRVERLSEQKVDGVEVVIIDGGKEFRFTMQKDDDNILDGALIAGADLPFACKGGVCSTCKCQVMEGEVEMKINYALEEDEVAQNYVLSCQAVPTTKRVVVDFDV, from the coding sequence ATGGCAGATTTTTATAAATTAAGGATAAAAGATATTTATAAGGAAACAAAAGATACCTCAGTTGTAGCTTTTGATATTCCTGATGCTTTGCAAGACGAATTTAAATTTTCGCAAGGACAACATTTAACGCTTAAGGCATTAATTAATGGCGAAGATGTACGTCGCTCATATTCGTTATGTTCTAGTCCATTCGATAACGAATGGCAAGTTGCTGTCAAAGAAATTCCTGGAGGGAAATTTTCGACTCATGTAAATTCCACTTTAAAGGTCGGAGACGAGCTAGATGTTATGCCACCAAGTGGAACATTTGGAGTAGATTGTAATGCAGATAATGCTAAAAACTACCTATTTTTTGCAGCAGGAAGTGGTATTACGCCAATTCTTTCAATGATTAAAGCGCATTTGGCAGCAGAGCCAAAGGCAACTTGTAAGTTGTTCTATGTCAATAAAACTGCAAAATCTATTATCTTTAAGGAAGTCTTAGAGCAATTAAGAAATACTTATTTTGGTCGTTTAGAAATCTATTATTTCCTAACCAAAGAAAAACGAGATATAGAGTTGTTCAATGGTCGTTTTGATGATGAAAAAATGAAAGTGCTCACCAAAACATTCATTGATATTCCAGATACAAGCGAAGTGTTTTTGTGCGGACCAGAAGATATGGTCAATTATGTGAGTAATTATCTTGCTGAAGCAGGTTTGCCAAAAGATTTAATTCATTTCGAATTATTTGTAAAAGGCCTCACCGAAGAAGATAAAAAACGTGTTGAGCGTTTGTCAGAGCAAAAAGTGGATGGTGTTGAAGTTGTTATTATCGATGGCGGAAAAGAATTCCGCTTCACAATGCAAAAAGACGATGATAATATTTTAGATGGAGCGCTCATAGCAGGAGCAGATTTGCCATTTGCATGCAAAGGCGGTGTTTGCAGTACCTGTAAATGCCAAGTAATGGAAGGTGAAGTTGAAATGAAAATCAACTACGCACTAGAAGAAGACGAAGTCGCACAAAACTATGTGCTAAGCTGTCAAGCAGTACCAACTACAAAAAGAGTTGTGGTAGATTTCGACGTTTAA
- the paaA gene encoding 1,2-phenylacetyl-CoA epoxidase subunit PaaA yields the protein MSEDQIKNSMAERSRSLEAEFEARIARDEKIEPKDWMPEKYRQTHIRQISQHAHSEIVGMLPEGNWITRAPSLRRKVALLAKVQDEAGHGLYLYSACETLGITRDELYEQLHSGKAKYSSIFNYPTVTWADMGAIGWLVDGAAIINQVPLCNTSFGPYARAMVRVCKEESFHQRQGFEIMLKLCNGTPEQKEMAQDALNRWWWPSLMMLGPTDDMSVHTEQSMKWKLKRKTNDELRQQFIDQTVPQADILGLTIPDPDLKWNEERQSYDFGEINWDEFWQVVKGHGPMNKERMKARVGAWERGEWVRDAAMAHAEKQQERKEKEAV from the coding sequence ATGAGTGAAGATCAAATCAAAAATTCGATGGCTGAGCGCAGTCGAAGCCTAGAAGCAGAATTTGAAGCGCGTATAGCGCGCGATGAGAAAATTGAACCTAAAGACTGGATGCCAGAAAAATATCGCCAAACGCATATTAGGCAAATCAGTCAGCATGCACATTCCGAAATTGTAGGAATGTTACCAGAAGGTAACTGGATTACGCGTGCGCCATCCTTACGTCGTAAAGTAGCCTTGTTGGCAAAAGTGCAAGACGAAGCTGGTCATGGATTATACTTATACAGTGCTTGCGAAACATTAGGGATTACTCGAGATGAGTTATATGAGCAATTACATTCTGGTAAGGCAAAATACTCTTCCATTTTTAATTATCCAACAGTAACTTGGGCAGATATGGGAGCCATTGGTTGGTTGGTAGATGGCGCAGCCATTATCAATCAAGTGCCACTTTGTAACACCTCTTTTGGGCCTTATGCAAGAGCCATGGTGCGCGTGTGTAAGGAAGAAAGTTTTCACCAACGCCAAGGCTTCGAAATTATGCTAAAGCTTTGCAATGGTACACCAGAACAAAAAGAAATGGCGCAAGATGCACTTAACCGTTGGTGGTGGCCAAGTTTAATGATGTTAGGACCAACTGATGATATGTCAGTGCATACCGAACAATCAATGAAATGGAAATTGAAACGAAAAACCAATGACGAGTTACGTCAGCAGTTTATTGACCAAACTGTGCCTCAAGCTGATATTTTAGGATTAACAATTCCAGACCCAGATTTAAAATGGAACGAAGAGCGTCAGAGTTATGATTTCGGAGAAATTAATTGGGACGAATTTTGGCAAGTTGTAAAAGGTCACGGACCAATGAACAAAGAGCGAATGAAAGCTAGAGTTGGCGCATGGGAACGTGGAGAATGGGTCAGAGACGCAGCTATGGCTCACGCTGAAAAACAACAAGAAAGAAAAGAAAAAGAAGCAGTTTAA
- the paaB gene encoding 1,2-phenylacetyl-CoA epoxidase subunit PaaB, with product MSNKKNWPLWEVFVRSKNGLEHRHFGSLHAADAEMALENARDVYTRRNEGVSIWVVESKHITASNPEHNGELFEPAQDKVYRHPTFYDLPDDVKHM from the coding sequence ATGTCTAATAAAAAGAACTGGCCACTTTGGGAGGTTTTCGTAAGAAGTAAAAACGGATTAGAACACCGTCATTTTGGAAGTCTTCATGCAGCAGATGCAGAAATGGCTTTAGAAAATGCACGAGACGTTTACACAAGACGTAACGAAGGCGTAAGCATTTGGGTTGTAGAAAGTAAGCATATTACAGCATCAAACCCAGAGCATAATGGCGAATTATTTGAGCCAGCACAAGACAAGGTTTATCGTCATCCTACATTTTACGATTTACCAGACGACGTAAAACACATGTAA
- the paaC gene encoding 1,2-phenylacetyl-CoA epoxidase subunit PaaC, whose amino-acid sequence MKNKNLYNYILGIADNSLILGQRLGELCGHGPSLETDIACTNMSLDLLGQVRSYYQYAAKLAGDGRTEDDIAMLRKEREYFNVLLVEQPNTDFGYTMARQFLFDVYHFLMLTELEKSTDLNLSAIAKKSIKEVSYHKRFSSDWIKRLGDGTEESHSRIQTAINDLWTYTDELFHQTEADKAMVAEGVGVDVTKLKGAYYEEVNAVLEEATLSVPESKYFQKGGKQGIHTEHMGYLLADLQYMQRTYPNMEW is encoded by the coding sequence ATGAAAAACAAAAACCTATACAACTATATCCTAGGCATCGCAGATAATAGTCTCATTCTCGGTCAGAGATTAGGAGAGCTTTGCGGTCACGGACCAAGTTTAGAAACCGATATCGCGTGCACCAATATGTCATTAGATTTGTTAGGGCAAGTACGTAGTTATTATCAATATGCAGCGAAGTTAGCTGGAGACGGCAGAACTGAAGATGATATCGCAATGCTTCGTAAAGAACGCGAATACTTCAATGTGTTATTGGTAGAGCAACCAAATACTGATTTTGGATACACAATGGCAAGACAATTTTTGTTCGATGTATATCATTTTTTAATGCTAACCGAATTAGAAAAAAGTACCGATTTAAACTTATCGGCTATTGCAAAAAAATCCATCAAGGAAGTAAGTTACCACAAGCGTTTCTCATCCGATTGGATTAAGCGATTAGGTGATGGAACAGAAGAAAGCCATAGCCGTATTCAAACCGCAATAAACGATTTATGGACGTATACAGATGAATTGTTTCATCAAACCGAAGCTGATAAAGCTATGGTTGCAGAAGGCGTTGGAGTAGACGTCACTAAATTAAAAGGCGCTTATTACGAAGAAGTAAATGCGGTTTTAGAAGAAGCAACGTTAAGCGTTCCAGAAAGCAAATATTTTCAAAAAGGAGGAAAGCAAGGCATTCATACCGAACATATGGGTTACTTGCTGGCCGATTTACAATATATGCAACGCACCTATCCAAATATGGAATGGTAA
- the paaD gene encoding 1,2-phenylacetyl-CoA epoxidase subunit PaaD, with translation MLTKDKLQIDQKLYKILENVSDPEIPVLSIMDMGVVRSAVIENDVVKIEITPTYSGCPAMDVIGDDIKRAMQKAGYKAEVDLILHPAWTTDWITPRGRKALEDYGIAAPLDAEADKSVLLKGKQLVKCPQCGSTNTKMISQFGSTACKAQFQCNDCQEPFDYFKCLK, from the coding sequence ATTTTGACAAAAGACAAATTACAAATAGACCAAAAATTATATAAAATACTGGAAAATGTAAGCGACCCAGAAATCCCAGTATTATCCATCATGGATATGGGAGTGGTGCGTTCTGCGGTTATCGAAAATGATGTAGTAAAAATAGAAATTACACCAACTTACAGTGGTTGTCCTGCAATGGATGTTATCGGAGACGATATCAAACGTGCCATGCAAAAAGCCGGTTATAAAGCTGAAGTAGATTTGATTTTACATCCAGCTTGGACAACCGATTGGATTACGCCAAGAGGCAGAAAAGCACTCGAAGATTATGGTATTGCTGCACCACTAGATGCCGAAGCCGATAAGTCGGTGTTGCTTAAAGGAAAACAATTAGTAAAATGTCCGCAATGCGGAAGCACAAATACAAAAATGATAAGTCAATTTGGTTCAACAGCTTGTAAAGCACAATTTCAGTGCAACGATTGCCAAGAACCATTTGATTATTTTAAATGTTTAAAGTAG
- a CDS encoding enoyl-CoA hydratase-related protein, with protein MSNSIELKIEKNIAYITLNRPEVFNSFNREMALNLQQVFDDCESNAEVRAIVLTGNGKAFCAGQDLKEVTSPELNPGFKKILEEHYNPIITRIRTIKKPIIGAINGVAAGAGANIALACDIVVAHEKVSFIQAFSLIGLIPDSAGTFFLPRLIGFQKASALAMLGDKVSADEAEKMGMIYKVLPLESFEEEVNKLALKLANMPTLALGKIKEALNQSLTNNLEEQLALESKLQIEAAQTEDYEEGVSAFVEKRKPTFKGN; from the coding sequence ATGAGTAATTCAATTGAATTAAAAATAGAAAAAAATATAGCCTACATCACACTAAACCGACCAGAAGTCTTTAACAGCTTCAATCGTGAAATGGCATTAAACCTGCAGCAAGTTTTTGACGATTGCGAAAGTAATGCAGAAGTAAGAGCTATAGTTTTAACAGGAAACGGAAAAGCATTTTGCGCAGGTCAAGACTTAAAAGAAGTGACAAGTCCTGAACTAAATCCAGGATTCAAGAAAATTCTAGAAGAACATTACAATCCAATCATCACAAGGATTAGAACTATTAAAAAACCAATTATTGGTGCGATAAATGGTGTGGCAGCAGGAGCAGGAGCAAACATTGCATTAGCTTGTGATATTGTTGTTGCTCACGAAAAAGTAAGTTTCATTCAGGCGTTTAGTTTAATAGGTTTGATACCAGACAGTGCAGGAACATTCTTTTTACCACGATTAATAGGTTTTCAAAAAGCATCAGCATTGGCGATGTTAGGAGATAAAGTGTCTGCCGATGAAGCCGAAAAAATGGGTATGATTTACAAAGTATTGCCATTAGAAAGTTTTGAAGAGGAAGTAAATAAATTAGCTTTAAAACTGGCTAATATGCCAACATTAGCTTTAGGGAAAATCAAGGAAGCGTTGAATCAATCCTTGACGAATAATTTAGAGGAGCAATTAGCATTAGAGTCAAAATTACAAATAGAAGCAGCTCAAACTGAAGATTACGAAGAAGGCGTTTCAGCTTTTGTTGAAAAACGTAAACCAACTTTTAAAGGCAATTAA
- a CDS encoding pyridoxal-phosphate dependent enzyme, protein MNKKTLIEAHNRIKPFIHKTPVLTSQLLDEIAGCNVFFKCENFQKMGAFKMRGASNAILSLSDEERQNGVVTHSSGNFAQAVSLAAKKIGVKAYIVMPENAPQAKKNGVKTYGGEIIECESTAEAREFTANKIQKETKASFLHPSNQDEVIYGNATAAKELLEEQPKLDIVIAPVGGGGLLAGTALAIGQFAPNCKIIGAEPMEVDDAYRSLKSGKIEKNKSTNTIADGLKTYLGDRNFPIIKTLVDKIIRVEEEEIKEAMQLIWERMKIVVEPSSAVAFAAVLKNKEEFKNKNVGIIISGGNVDLTNLPFG, encoded by the coding sequence ATGAATAAAAAAACTCTCATAGAAGCTCACAACCGAATAAAACCATTTATTCACAAAACACCTGTGTTAACATCACAGTTACTTGATGAAATAGCAGGTTGTAATGTGTTTTTTAAATGTGAAAACTTTCAGAAAATGGGTGCTTTTAAAATGAGAGGTGCATCAAACGCAATTTTATCCCTTTCTGATGAAGAAAGACAAAACGGAGTGGTGACACATTCTTCAGGTAATTTTGCTCAAGCTGTTTCACTAGCAGCTAAGAAAATTGGTGTTAAGGCATATATCGTTATGCCAGAAAATGCGCCACAAGCTAAAAAGAATGGTGTTAAAACCTATGGTGGTGAAATTATAGAATGTGAGTCAACAGCCGAAGCCAGAGAATTTACAGCGAATAAAATTCAAAAAGAAACTAAAGCGTCATTTTTACATCCATCTAATCAAGATGAAGTGATTTACGGTAATGCGACAGCAGCAAAGGAGTTGTTAGAGGAGCAGCCTAAACTCGATATAGTTATAGCACCAGTTGGAGGTGGTGGATTATTGGCAGGTACAGCTTTAGCTATTGGTCAGTTTGCACCAAATTGCAAAATAATAGGAGCAGAACCAATGGAAGTCGATGATGCTTATCGTTCTTTAAAATCAGGTAAGATTGAAAAAAACAAAAGCACAAATACCATTGCAGATGGATTGAAAACCTATTTAGGAGACCGTAATTTTCCAATTATAAAAACTTTAGTTGATAAAATTATCAGAGTAGAAGAAGAAGAAATTAAAGAGGCTATGCAACTCATTTGGGAACGCATGAAAATAGTTGTAGAGCCATCAAGCGCAGTAGCTTTTGCTGCTGTTTTAAAGAATAAAGAAGAATTTAAAAATAAGAACGTAGGAATTATCATTTCTGGCGGAAATGTAGATCTGACAAATCTTCCCTTTGGATGA
- a CDS encoding 3-hydroxyacyl-CoA dehydrogenase NAD-binding domain-containing protein yields the protein MNVGIIGSGTMGSGIAQVAATAGCSVKLYDTSQAALDKAKASLEKILNRLIEKGRIDTEEKNRIQSNITYVDSLKALADSNLTIEAIVENIDIKKKVFSKLETYVSEECIIASNTSSLSIASIASSLQKSERCIGIHFFNPAPLMKLVEVIPAVQTSKAVLDKSVETIKSWKKTVAVAKDTPGFIVNRVARPFYGEALRIYEEGIADFETIDHSLKTLGGFRMGPFELMDFIGNDVNYIVTETVFTAFYFDPRYKPSFTQKRLSEAGYLGRKTGKGYYDYDQNGKRVIQSDIEESQTVTSSAVERSLSQQIFNRVLVMLINEAADALFLNIASAEDIDNAMTKGVNYPKGLLAWADEKGIDWCVTKLDELYNEYHEDRYRCSPLLRKMNEENRTFFN from the coding sequence ATGAACGTAGGAATAATAGGTTCAGGAACAATGGGAAGCGGTATCGCTCAAGTAGCGGCAACTGCAGGTTGTTCTGTGAAATTATATGATACCAGCCAAGCGGCTTTAGACAAAGCTAAAGCAAGCCTTGAAAAAATATTAAATAGACTCATTGAAAAAGGTCGAATAGATACTGAAGAAAAAAACAGAATTCAGTCAAATATCACGTATGTCGATAGTCTAAAAGCACTAGCAGATTCAAATCTTACGATTGAAGCTATCGTAGAAAATATTGATATAAAGAAGAAAGTGTTTTCAAAATTGGAGACATATGTTTCAGAAGAATGCATCATAGCTTCGAACACATCGAGTTTATCCATAGCATCCATAGCATCATCTTTACAAAAATCAGAGCGTTGCATTGGAATTCACTTTTTCAACCCAGCACCATTGATGAAATTGGTTGAAGTCATTCCAGCAGTACAAACCTCAAAAGCAGTTTTAGACAAATCGGTTGAAACCATAAAAAGTTGGAAAAAAACAGTAGCTGTTGCAAAGGATACACCTGGTTTTATCGTAAACCGCGTAGCGCGACCATTTTACGGAGAAGCCTTAAGAATTTACGAAGAAGGCATTGCTGATTTTGAAACTATTGATCATAGCTTGAAAACATTGGGAGGTTTCAGAATGGGACCATTCGAATTAATGGATTTTATTGGTAACGATGTTAACTACATAGTAACAGAAACTGTGTTTACAGCCTTTTATTTCGACCCAAGATACAAACCGAGTTTCACACAAAAACGTTTAAGTGAAGCAGGCTATTTAGGAAGAAAAACCGGAAAAGGTTATTACGATTACGACCAAAACGGAAAGCGTGTCATTCAGAGCGATATCGAAGAATCTCAAACTGTCACCTCGAGCGCAGTCGAGAGGTCTCTCTCTCAACAAATATTCAACCGTGTTTTAGTAATGTTAATCAATGAAGCAGCAGACGCTTTGTTTCTAAATATCGCATCAGCTGAAGATATAGACAACGCAATGACTAAAGGAGTTAACTACCCAAAAGGCTTATTAGCCTGGGCAGATGAAAAAGGCATTGATTGGTGTGTAACCAAACTAGATGAATTGTACAACGAGTACCACGAAGACCGTTACCGTTGCAGTCCGTTGTTACGTAAAATGAATGAAGAAAACAGAACATTTTTTAACTAG
- a CDS encoding PaaI family thioesterase, translating into MKGADIPHKMLSQDAFSTWLGIEILECEIGRCRVAMTVRKEMLNSMGKAHGGISYALADTAFGFAANTHGKFAVSIETSINHIEALNEGDYLVAESVIENVKNRLGFNIVEVKRGNELVALFKGVVYRTQKDWE; encoded by the coding sequence ATGAAAGGAGCAGATATCCCACATAAAATGTTAAGTCAAGATGCATTTAGCACTTGGTTAGGCATCGAAATCCTAGAATGCGAAATCGGTCGTTGTCGCGTGGCAATGACGGTTCGCAAGGAAATGTTGAATAGTATGGGAAAAGCACACGGTGGAATCAGTTATGCATTGGCAGATACCGCTTTTGGTTTCGCAGCAAATACACACGGAAAATTTGCTGTATCCATAGAAACCAGCATCAATCATATAGAAGCATTAAATGAAGGAGATTATTTAGTCGCTGAATCTGTGATAGAAAATGTAAAAAATAGACTCGGATTTAATATCGTAGAAGTAAAACGAGGAAATGAACTGGTAGCACTTTTTAAAGGTGTTGTTTATCGCACTCAAAAGGATTGGGAATAA